The proteins below come from a single Benincasa hispida cultivar B227 chromosome 4, ASM972705v1, whole genome shotgun sequence genomic window:
- the LOC120075796 gene encoding ATP-citrate synthase beta chain protein 2-like, giving the protein MATGQIFSRTTQALFYNYKQLPIQRMLDFDFLCGRETPSVAGIINPGSEGFQKLFFGQEEIAIPVHSTIEAACAAHPTADVFINFASFRSAAASSMAALKQPTIRVIAVIAEGVPESDTKQLIAYARANNKVVIGPATVGGIQAGAFKIGDTAGTIDNIIQCKLYRPGSVGFVSKSGGMSNEMYNTIARVTDGIYEGIAIGGDVFPGSTLSDHILRFNNIPQVKMMVVLGELGGRDEYSLVEALKQGKVNKPVVAWVSGTCATLFKSEVQFGHAGAKSGGELESAQAKNQALKEAGAIVPTSYEALEAAIKETFEKLVGDGKITPVKEVKPPQIPEDLSSAIKSGKVRAPTHIISTISDDRGEEPSYAGIPMSSIVEQGYGVGDVISLLWFKRSLPRYCTHFIEICIMLCADHGPCVSGAHNTIVTARAGKDLVSSLVSGLLTIGPRFGGAIDDAARYFKDAYDRGLTPYEFVESMKKKGIRVPGIGHRIKRGDNRDKRVELLQRFARTHFPTVKYMEYAVEVETYTLSKANNLVLNVDGAIGSLFLDLLAGSGMFSKQEIDEIVQIGYLNGLFVLARSIGLIGHTFDQKRLKQPLYRHPWEDVLYTK; this is encoded by the exons ATGGCTACTGGACAAATATTCTCTCGCACGACACAAGCATTATTCTATAACTACAAGCAACTTCCCATCCAACGGATGCTTGATTTTGACTTCCTCTGCG GGAGGGAAACACCATCAGTTGCTGGAATCATCAATCCTGGTTCTGAGGGATTTCAGAAACTCTTTTTTGGTCAAGAGGAAATTGCCATTCCGGTGCATTCTAC GATTGAAGCAGCTTGTGCAGCACACCCCACTGCTGATGTTTTCATCAACTTTGCATCCTTTAGAAG TGCTGCTGCATCGTCAATGGCTGCTTTGAAACAGCCTACCATCCGAGTTATAGCTGTCATAGCTGAGGGTGTTCCGGAGTCGGACACCAAACAATTGATTGCATATGCACGGGCAAACAATAAG GTTGTTATTGGTCCAGCCACTGTTGGTGGCATACAAGCTGGAGCATTTAAAATTGGTGACACTGCTGGAACGATTGACAATATTATACAATGCAAGCTATACAGACCAGGATCTGTTGGTTTTGTCTCTAAATCA GGTGGAATGTCTAATGAGATGTACAATACTATTGCCCGTGTTACTGACGGAATTTATGAAG GTATTGCAATCGGAGGGGATGTGTTTCCAGGTTCAACTCTTTCTGATCACATTTTGCGGTTTAACAACATTCCACAG GTTAAAATGATGGTTGTGCTTGGAGAACTTGGTGGCCGAGATGAGTATTCTTTAGTTGAAGCTTTGAAACAAGGAAAAGTTAACAAACCAGTGGTTGCCTGGGTTAGTGGCACTTGTGCCACATTGTTTAAATCTGAAGTTCAATTTGGTCATGCT GGAGCAAAAAGTGGTGGTGAGTTGGAGTCTGCACAAGCAAAAAATCAAGCTTTAAAGGAAGCTGGAGCTATTGTTCCCACATCATATGAGGCCCTTGAAGCTGCAATTAaggaaacatttgaaaaattg GTTGGAGACGGGAAAATTACTCCAGTGAAGGAAGTGAAACCTCCTCAAATTCCTGAGGATCTTAGCTCAGCAATTAAGAGTGGGAAAGTTCGGGCACCAACCCACATTATTTCCACCATTTCTGATGACAGAG gtgaggAGCCAAGCTACGCTGGAATACCAATGTCTTCAATTGTTGAGCAAGGCTATGGCGTCGGGGATGTAATTTCACTCTTGTGGTTCAAACGCAGCCTTCCTCGTTATTGTACACATTTCATTGAG ATATGTATCATGCTCTGTGCTGACCACGGTCCTTGTGTATCTGGAGCGCACAACACCATAGTAACTGCAAGGGCTGGAAAAGACCTTGTGTCCAGCCTTGTCTCAG GTTTGCTTACTATCGGCCCTCGATTCGGTGGTGCCATTGATGACGCTGCTCGGTACTTTAAGGATGCTTATGACAGA GGTCTTACGCCTTATGAGTTTGTTGAAAgcatgaaaaagaaaggaattcGCGTGCCTGGAATTGGTCACAG GATAAAGAGAGGCGACAACAGAGACAAGAGAGTGGAGCTGCTGCAGCGGTTTGCAAGAACACATTTCCCCACAGTGAAGTACATGGAATATGCTGTGGAAGTTGAAACTTACACACTCTCAAAGGCAAACAACTTGGTTCTTAACGTAGATGGTGCAATTGGATCTCTTTTCTTGGATCTTCTTGCCGGCAGTGGTATGTTCAGCAAACAAGAGATTGATGAGATCGTCCAGATTGGCTATTTGAACGGCCTCTTTGTCCTCGCTCGCTCCATTGGTCTCATCGG